The Vibrio nitrifigilis genome window below encodes:
- a CDS encoding flagellin — MAITVNTNVAALVAQRHLANSTNLLNQSLERLSSGSRINSAKDDAAGLQISNRLETQMSGLDVAVRNANDGISIMQTAEGAMKESTNLLQRMRDLSLQAANGSNSDDDRQSLQEEMAALNDEMNRIAETTSFGGRKLLNGLFGSPSFQIGAGSGEAVQIPLNNMRTDSINMGGFSYIAKNEADKGWRVESGQNQLTIHYTDAKGHSQTINISAKAGDDIEQVATYINGQTDKISASVNQHGQLQIYMAGAKTSGTLSFSGSLASQLDMGLAGYESVNNIDITSVGGAQRAVSVIDTALKYVDSNRAGIGALQNRFGHAISNLDNIHENLAASNSRIKDTDYAKETTEMVRQQILQQVGMSILAQAKKQPNLVVALLQ, encoded by the coding sequence ATGGCCATTACGGTAAATACGAACGTGGCAGCATTAGTCGCACAGAGACATCTTGCAAATTCAACGAATCTGTTAAATCAGTCGTTGGAGCGCTTATCTTCGGGTAGCCGTATTAACAGTGCTAAAGATGATGCGGCGGGCTTACAGATTTCTAACCGTTTAGAAACTCAGATGAGCGGGCTGGATGTGGCTGTACGGAATGCCAATGATGGAATATCGATTATGCAGACTGCTGAGGGGGCGATGAAAGAGTCGACGAACCTGTTGCAACGTATGCGTGATCTCTCTTTACAGGCTGCTAACGGTTCAAATAGTGATGATGACCGTCAATCTTTACAAGAAGAAATGGCGGCCCTTAATGATGAAATGAATCGAATTGCTGAAACAACATCATTTGGTGGACGGAAGTTATTAAATGGTTTATTTGGCTCTCCATCATTTCAAATTGGTGCTGGAAGTGGCGAAGCGGTTCAAATACCACTGAATAATATGCGAACTGACAGCATTAATATGGGTGGTTTTAGTTACATTGCAAAAAATGAAGCGGACAAGGGTTGGCGCGTCGAATCCGGGCAAAATCAGTTAACCATTCATTATACCGACGCGAAGGGACACTCCCAGACCATTAATATCAGTGCTAAAGCGGGTGATGATATTGAGCAAGTAGCGACTTATATTAATGGTCAAACTGACAAAATTTCTGCTTCTGTCAATCAACATGGGCAGTTACAGATTTATATGGCAGGGGCGAAAACCTCCGGTACGTTGTCATTTAGTGGTAGTTTAGCGAGTCAGCTTGATATGGGACTGGCAGGGTATGAATCTGTAAACAATATCGACATTACGTCCGTTGGTGGGGCGCAGCGTGCTGTCTCTGTTATTGATACTGCATTGAAGTATGTTGATAGCAATAGAGCAGGTATTGGTGCATTGCAGAACCGCTTCGGGCATGCAATTAGTAATCTGGATAATATTCACGAAAACTTAGCGGCTTCAAATAGCAGGATTAAAGATACGGATTACGCCAAAGAAACAACTGAAATGGTCCGACAGCAGATCTTGCAGCAAGTTGGCATGTCTATCTTAGCGCAAGCTAAAAAGCAGCCAAATCTCGTTGTCGCCTTATTGCAATAG
- a CDS encoding Dyp-type peroxidase, protein MSQSQSAILPEAGPFALYAMFNITQNRTKVLDKLQALPRLVEELNQQQPGANLVVSISFSHAFWQHLNAPMPPELVDFPQLGSDKVTAPTTEMDFLIHCHSTRHDLLFYVLRNCLSDIADDVDVVDEVYGYRYLDSRDMTGFIDGTENPKNEKRQEVAIVPEGEFAGGSYVMVQRYIHNLPAWNRLNMSAQEKVIGRTKPDSVELDNVPPASHVGRVDIKEDGKGLKILRHSLPYGSVTGDHGLLFIAYCNTLHNFQVMLNSMFGESDGKTDQMLRFTTPVTGAYFFAPSQEMLNSLAIES, encoded by the coding sequence ATGTCACAATCACAGTCTGCAATCCTGCCGGAAGCAGGTCCTTTTGCATTATATGCAATGTTTAATATCACACAGAACCGAACTAAGGTGCTGGATAAGTTACAAGCATTACCTCGTTTGGTTGAAGAATTGAATCAACAACAGCCGGGTGCCAACTTGGTGGTGTCTATTTCATTTTCTCACGCGTTTTGGCAGCATCTAAATGCGCCTATGCCTCCTGAGTTGGTTGATTTTCCTCAGTTGGGCAGTGATAAGGTAACGGCACCTACTACCGAGATGGATTTCTTAATTCACTGTCATTCTACTCGCCATGATTTACTGTTTTATGTTTTACGCAATTGCTTATCTGACATCGCTGATGACGTTGATGTGGTTGATGAGGTTTATGGGTACCGTTATCTCGATTCGAGAGATATGACGGGCTTTATTGATGGAACAGAAAACCCTAAAAATGAAAAACGCCAAGAAGTCGCCATTGTTCCGGAAGGTGAATTCGCTGGTGGTAGTTATGTCATGGTTCAGCGTTATATTCATAACTTACCTGCGTGGAACCGTTTAAATATGTCTGCTCAAGAAAAGGTGATTGGAAGAACTAAACCTGATTCGGTTGAGCTAGATAATGTTCCACCGGCATCTCATGTTGGCCGTGTCGATATTAAAGAAGATGGCAAAGGCTTAAAAATTCTTCGTCATAGTTTGCCATATGGCTCAGTAACCGGTGATCACGGCTTATTATTCATTGCCTATTGTAATACTCTGCATAATTTCCAAGTGATGTTAAATAGCATGTTTGGTGAGTCTGATGGTAAAACTGACCAAATGCTTCGTTTTACTACTCCGGTAACAGGGGCTTACTTTTTTGCTCCATCACAAGAGATGTTAAATTCATTAGCGATTGAATCGTAA
- the bamC gene encoding outer membrane protein assembly factor BamC, translating to MKFSRQLVISSLAVLVLSACSSTPAERRQAKDDYAYLDAKDFHQWAMPEGTTIHFYPDYQIPQGNYHGSVGDKVDIRPPQQILELIPGARAEVSNGDALLWMVRQDEADKVWNTTKQALTDNKVPMVKTTDTLLETAWVRWVSKDEDGEIDARYQISRVQANHRFGIKVHLVDFRSEGTQKTPSPEYKSRYTAYMANMITTRYDSDLRHEEMRKAQRLVKHIPITFGYDRSGLPVMIARAEYDVFWQRLPQILTPMGFNITDRNRSQGTVKVKYNEPDSDFWTAHNTQPIDLDSGEYTLLLGDLGNRTSINLTDSKGKPVKEDILKALVPLWSSVVAKSPAPAEK from the coding sequence ATGAAGTTTTCGCGTCAGCTAGTTATTAGCTCACTAGCTGTGTTAGTGTTAAGCGCTTGTTCAAGCACCCCAGCAGAACGCCGTCAAGCAAAAGACGATTATGCCTATTTGGATGCCAAAGATTTTCATCAGTGGGCGATGCCAGAAGGTACTACTATCCATTTCTACCCTGATTATCAAATCCCACAAGGTAACTACCATGGTAGCGTAGGCGATAAAGTAGATATTCGTCCTCCGCAACAGATCCTCGAATTAATTCCTGGAGCTCGCGCGGAAGTGTCGAATGGCGATGCTTTGTTATGGATGGTTCGTCAAGATGAAGCGGATAAAGTGTGGAACACAACCAAACAAGCACTAACAGATAATAAAGTTCCTATGGTGAAAACCACGGATACTTTGTTAGAAACGGCATGGGTTCGTTGGGTTTCTAAGGATGAAGACGGTGAAATTGATGCTCGTTATCAAATTTCTCGTGTTCAAGCGAATCATCGCTTTGGGATCAAAGTGCACTTAGTTGATTTTCGTAGTGAAGGTACGCAAAAAACACCAAGTCCTGAGTATAAATCACGCTATACGGCCTATATGGCTAATATGATCACCACTCGTTATGATTCAGATTTACGTCATGAAGAGATGCGTAAAGCGCAGCGTTTAGTGAAACATATTCCAATTACGTTTGGTTACGATCGTAGTGGTTTGCCTGTGATGATAGCTCGTGCTGAGTATGATGTTTTCTGGCAGCGTTTACCGCAAATCCTAACACCAATGGGCTTCAATATTACTGACCGTAACCGTTCTCAAGGTACGGTAAAAGTGAAGTATAACGAACCGGATAGCGATTTCTGGACAGCACATAATACTCAACCTATTGATCTTGATTCTGGAGAGTACACCTTACTGTTAGGTGATTTAGGTAACCGTACATCGATAAACCTTACCGACTCAAAAGGTAAGCCAGTTAAAGAAGACATTTTGAAAGCACTAGTACCGCTTTGGTCTTCTGTGGTGGCTAAATCTCCAGCGCCTGCTGAAAAATAA
- the bcp gene encoding thioredoxin-dependent thiol peroxidase: MNTLQAGDKAPAFSLPDQDGKAISLSDFPGKKVLLYFYPKAMTPGCTVQAQGMRDVKAELDELNVVVLGVSIDPVKRLGKFIERDNLNFTLLSDEDHAVAEKFGVWGEKKFMGKVYDGLHRISFLINEQGEIEHVFNKFKTKTHHEVVLDYLNQGTK; this comes from the coding sequence ATGAATACACTGCAAGCAGGAGATAAAGCTCCAGCTTTTTCTCTCCCAGACCAAGACGGAAAGGCGATATCTTTAAGCGATTTTCCTGGTAAAAAAGTTCTACTTTATTTTTACCCGAAAGCAATGACGCCAGGTTGTACCGTTCAAGCTCAAGGCATGCGTGATGTAAAAGCAGAGCTCGACGAACTGAACGTGGTCGTACTTGGTGTCAGTATCGATCCAGTAAAACGCTTAGGAAAATTTATTGAACGCGATAACCTAAACTTCACGCTTCTTTCTGATGAAGACCATGCAGTCGCTGAAAAATTTGGCGTTTGGGGTGAAAAAAAGTTCATGGGCAAAGTCTATGATGGCTTACATCGCATCAGCTTTTTAATTAATGAGCAAGGTGAGATTGAACATGTGTTTAATAAATTCAAAACGAAAACTCACCATGAAGTTGTTCTCGACTACCTTAACCAGGGAACCAAATAA
- a CDS encoding ArsC family reductase: MSITMYGIPNCDTIKKARKWLEQAGIDYQFHDYRKQGVDADMVAEFCSNLGWENVLNKRGTTYRQLTAEQKESLNETNAVALLVEKPAMIKRPILRVNNDLHLGFKPEQYSSIFA, translated from the coding sequence ATGAGTATTACCATGTATGGCATCCCAAACTGCGATACCATAAAAAAAGCACGTAAATGGCTAGAACAAGCAGGCATCGACTATCAATTCCATGATTACCGTAAGCAAGGTGTGGATGCAGATATGGTCGCGGAGTTTTGTTCAAACCTTGGCTGGGAAAATGTTTTAAACAAACGTGGCACGACTTACCGCCAACTGACAGCTGAACAAAAAGAATCGTTGAATGAAACTAATGCTGTTGCACTACTCGTGGAAAAACCCGCGATGATCAAACGCCCTATTTTACGCGTTAACAATGATCTACACCTTGGTTTTAAACCTGAACAATACTCTTCTATTTTTGCTTAA
- a CDS encoding DUF2897 family protein, translating into MDLLFNPWVISIVVICVIVGNIAALKYTSQIKYEEFMKKKDLDRLNQLDKERCDGHQTESVNSEQKTHEQLNNDETSSKNKQ; encoded by the coding sequence ATGGATTTACTATTTAACCCATGGGTTATCAGTATTGTCGTGATTTGTGTGATCGTAGGAAACATAGCGGCGTTGAAATACACTTCACAAATAAAATACGAAGAATTCATGAAGAAAAAAGACCTCGACCGTCTCAATCAGTTAGACAAAGAACGATGTGATGGACACCAAACAGAATCAGTGAACAGTGAGCAGAAAACACACGAACAATTAAACAACGACGAAACATCATCAAAGAATAAGCAATAA
- the dapA gene encoding 4-hydroxy-tetrahydrodipicolinate synthase, translating into MFSGSIVALITPFTSAGEVDYADLKKLVEYHIASGTDAIVSVGTTGESATLTVEEHVKVVEKTVEFAAGRIPVIAGTGANATHEAVEFSRLLDKTGIAAYLSVTPYYNKPTQEGLFLHYQAIAQGTDIPIILYNVPGRTGVDMKPETVARLSEINNIIGLKDATGDLSRVSLHREMCDKDFLLFSGDDATGLDSIKLGGNGVISVTNNIAAKDMATMVHAALNGNNAEADAINQRLMALHKGLFVESSPIPVKWAAHKLGLISNGDLRLPLTELSELARPTVAEAITAAKI; encoded by the coding sequence ATGTTTTCAGGAAGTATCGTAGCGTTAATTACCCCCTTTACCTCAGCTGGCGAAGTGGATTATGCAGACCTCAAGAAGTTGGTCGAATATCATATCGCTTCGGGGACTGACGCTATTGTTTCTGTAGGGACGACAGGTGAATCTGCCACTCTGACCGTTGAAGAGCATGTCAAAGTCGTAGAAAAAACCGTGGAGTTTGCTGCAGGGCGTATTCCAGTGATTGCTGGAACTGGCGCTAATGCAACACATGAAGCTGTAGAGTTTTCTCGTTTGCTTGATAAAACGGGCATTGCCGCGTATTTAAGTGTGACCCCTTACTACAATAAGCCAACTCAAGAAGGTTTGTTCTTGCACTATCAGGCGATCGCTCAGGGCACTGATATCCCAATTATTCTATACAATGTACCAGGTCGTACTGGTGTTGATATGAAGCCAGAAACGGTGGCTCGTTTATCTGAAATTAACAATATTATTGGTTTGAAAGATGCAACGGGTGATTTGAGCCGTGTATCGCTACATCGTGAAATGTGTGACAAAGATTTTCTTTTGTTCAGTGGCGATGATGCAACGGGTTTAGATTCTATTAAATTAGGCGGTAACGGCGTTATCTCTGTTACCAACAATATTGCAGCAAAAGATATGGCGACAATGGTCCATGCCGCACTCAATGGTAACAATGCTGAAGCCGATGCAATAAACCAACGCTTAATGGCTCTACACAAAGGTTTATTCGTTGAATCAAGCCCTATCCCTGTAAAATGGGCTGCCCACAAGTTAGGTTTGATTTCAAATGGTGATCTACGTCTACCTTTGACGGAACTATCTGAACTAGCTCGACCAACTGTTGCCGAAGCGATTACCGCTGCCAAAATTTAA
- a CDS encoding winged helix-turn-helix domain-containing protein: protein MELSPVFARRLYLALLVESLERPNVPKLIEKTGWPRRTIQDVIKALPGIGIELMFVQDGRRHNDGYYQLSDWGPFDSQWVLDRRGDIAESLGFRA from the coding sequence ATGGAATTGAGTCCAGTTTTTGCGAGGCGACTGTATTTAGCATTGTTGGTTGAGAGCCTTGAACGACCAAATGTGCCCAAGTTGATTGAAAAGACCGGTTGGCCACGTCGTACTATTCAAGACGTGATTAAAGCATTACCGGGTATTGGTATTGAGCTCATGTTTGTTCAAGATGGGCGGCGTCATAACGATGGCTATTATCAATTATCAGATTGGGGACCATTCGATAGTCAATGGGTGCTAGACCGTAGAGGTGATATTGCAGAAAGCCTTGGATTCAGAGCATAA
- a CDS encoding DUF2956 domain-containing protein, with product MKNKSVPSVETQNEAAQIAKATQKPGQTKEQTKLIAQGIEKGIALYKKQQKEKSRQADKAKKRAQKQKQIEQAIDSNATTQQDIDPQHASQRSRFLPWALLAISWVGFIAYLLINKA from the coding sequence ATGAAAAACAAGTCAGTCCCCTCTGTTGAAACGCAAAATGAAGCAGCACAAATCGCCAAAGCAACACAGAAACCAGGACAAACGAAAGAACAAACCAAATTGATTGCTCAAGGAATAGAAAAAGGCATTGCTCTTTATAAAAAACAGCAAAAGGAGAAAAGTAGACAGGCAGATAAAGCCAAAAAAAGAGCTCAAAAACAAAAACAGATAGAACAAGCGATAGATTCTAATGCGACCACTCAGCAAGATATAGATCCGCAACACGCTTCACAACGTAGTCGCTTCCTACCATGGGCTTTATTGGCAATAAGCTGGGTTGGTTTTATCGCTTACCTGTTAATAAACAAAGCCTAA
- a CDS encoding flagellin has protein sequence MTIGIRSNVAALNAQRYLNKSSGSQEAAMEKLASGNRINNATDDAAGLQISNRLMEQSSGLNMAIQNAHNGISVAQTADGALDETSQLLRNMRDLSLQASNGSNSQDDRKAIQQDVTAINNEINHIAKTTTFAGDLLLNGTYGTKSFQIGNDGGTAVHLHLENMGSDVAMMGGKTFQATKEADQDWEVSSGKNDLSITLGGGDRAQTINISAKKGDNIEELASYINGQTDQLQASVNEHGQLQLFAGNSNVNGSVKITGSLADELGIKQGKDTTVNDIQVTTVGGAQQAVGVIDAALKFVDQQRGQLGALQNRFDHTINNLTKINENIIASNGRIRDTDFAKTTTDMTKDQILSQASSAILAQAKQLPQAALGLLR, from the coding sequence GTGACTATCGGGATACGCAGTAACGTTGCTGCCCTAAACGCCCAGCGCTATTTAAATAAATCAAGTGGTAGTCAAGAGGCTGCCATGGAAAAATTAGCCTCAGGTAACCGCATAAACAATGCAACAGACGATGCCGCTGGGTTACAAATATCTAATCGCCTTATGGAACAAAGTAGTGGCTTAAATATGGCGATACAGAATGCGCACAACGGTATTTCTGTTGCTCAAACGGCCGATGGTGCATTAGATGAAACAAGCCAATTGCTAAGAAACATGCGCGATTTATCATTACAAGCCTCCAATGGTTCAAACTCTCAAGATGACCGTAAAGCAATTCAGCAAGATGTTACCGCAATTAATAACGAAATAAATCATATTGCCAAAACTACTACCTTTGCTGGTGATTTATTACTCAATGGCACCTATGGGACCAAATCATTCCAAATCGGTAATGATGGCGGTACTGCAGTACATTTGCATCTGGAGAATATGGGTTCAGACGTCGCAATGATGGGAGGAAAAACCTTTCAAGCGACGAAAGAAGCCGATCAAGACTGGGAAGTTTCTAGTGGTAAAAATGACTTGTCTATCACTTTAGGCGGAGGCGACCGAGCCCAAACCATTAACATTTCAGCTAAAAAAGGGGATAACATTGAAGAGCTTGCCTCTTATATCAATGGACAAACCGACCAGTTACAAGCGTCAGTTAACGAGCATGGCCAACTGCAATTATTTGCTGGTAATAGTAACGTAAACGGCTCAGTAAAAATTACTGGGTCATTAGCGGATGAACTAGGCATCAAACAAGGTAAAGATACAACGGTCAATGACATTCAAGTCACGACTGTTGGTGGAGCACAGCAAGCTGTTGGCGTCATTGATGCCGCGCTTAAATTTGTGGATCAGCAACGAGGGCAGCTCGGTGCATTACAAAACAGGTTTGACCACACCATCAATAATTTAACTAAAATTAATGAAAATATCATCGCTTCCAATGGCCGGATTCGTGATACAGATTTTGCCAAGACAACCACAGATATGACTAAAGACCAGATTTTATCGCAAGCATCAAGCGCTATTCTGGCGCAAGCGAAACAGTTACCTCAGGCAGCATTAGGTCTATTACGTTAA
- a CDS encoding M15 family metallopeptidase, which produces MTPKQLTGQTDTHLQPEQIGQKTFLVASSVADDLHHLRQAALNDGFNFHIASGFRSFERQLSIWNRKMSGELAVLDENSHPIDIHSLSEEEQIQAILRWSALPGASRHHWGSDFDVFDKDALPDGVTLNLEPEEYLNGHQHSFYLWLKQHAAQYGFFFPFQGKNHGVAFEPWHISHRATATHYLQNFSLEMLTQQISLTPILGQQAILNQLPSIYNQYIVNISD; this is translated from the coding sequence ATGACACCAAAGCAATTGACAGGTCAAACAGACACCCATTTGCAACCTGAACAGATAGGCCAAAAAACTTTTTTAGTCGCATCTAGTGTTGCTGACGATTTACACCATCTTCGCCAAGCCGCATTAAACGATGGCTTCAATTTCCATATTGCTAGTGGTTTTCGTTCATTTGAGCGCCAATTATCCATTTGGAATCGCAAAATGTCTGGTGAACTGGCGGTGCTGGATGAAAATAGCCACCCTATCGATATTCATTCGCTCAGTGAAGAAGAACAGATTCAAGCGATTTTACGTTGGTCTGCTTTACCTGGCGCAAGTCGGCATCATTGGGGATCTGACTTTGATGTATTTGACAAAGATGCCCTACCTGACGGGGTTACGTTAAACCTAGAACCAGAAGAGTACCTTAACGGACATCAACACTCCTTCTATCTATGGTTAAAACAACATGCGGCACAATATGGTTTCTTCTTTCCATTTCAAGGAAAAAACCATGGAGTAGCATTTGAACCTTGGCATATTAGCCATCGAGCAACCGCAACGCATTATCTGCAAAACTTTTCGCTTGAGATGCTCACTCAACAGATCTCTTTAACGCCAATTTTGGGACAACAAGCAATCCTTAATCAGCTACCCTCGATCTACAATCAGTATATTGTCAATATTAGCGATTAG
- a CDS encoding glycine cleavage system protein R, which translates to MTQHLVITAVGTDRPGICNEIVRLVTQSELNIVDSRIALFGKEFTLIMLVSGSPSALSRIETRLPLLGQEHDLITMMKRTTPHESLDNSYLVEVFIESEDKPGLTEKFTNFFANQNIGMESLSAQTINKDKVSSTTDQFHIAITAKVDGEYNLMQLQEEFGQLCDTLNVQGSLNFIKNSQ; encoded by the coding sequence ATGACTCAACACTTAGTGATTACTGCGGTAGGGACAGACCGCCCCGGCATTTGTAACGAAATAGTCCGGCTCGTCACGCAATCAGAGCTAAATATCGTCGATAGCCGTATTGCGTTGTTTGGAAAGGAATTTACGCTAATCATGTTAGTCTCAGGGAGCCCTAGCGCCCTGTCACGTATCGAAACTAGACTGCCTCTTCTAGGCCAAGAGCATGATCTGATCACAATGATGAAACGTACAACGCCGCATGAAAGCCTAGATAATAGTTATTTAGTTGAAGTCTTTATCGAATCTGAAGATAAACCAGGCTTAACTGAAAAATTCACAAATTTCTTTGCAAATCAAAATATTGGAATGGAATCCCTGAGTGCCCAAACCATCAACAAAGATAAAGTATCTAGCACCACCGATCAATTCCATATTGCAATTACTGCAAAAGTGGACGGCGAGTATAACTTAATGCAGTTACAGGAGGAGTTCGGTCAGTTATGTGACACTCTCAATGTACAAGGCTCTTTAAATTTCATTAAAAATAGTCAGTAA
- a CDS encoding DUF2919 domain-containing protein, translating into MKYSIDRYNADGYLSPPIWLWLGWGWLAKAWVVLVMAGVSRDTGSQLLELFYPQKGHLYIELVLGLPSLVYMWLVHLRGPDRQALTHFIQASAKPITIIITLVQFGIGVYTILLHYGQFYWFSGLSLMLLLWFGMYLQQSRVVKVCFTGPFKEKG; encoded by the coding sequence GTGAAATATTCAATTGATAGATATAATGCGGATGGTTATCTCAGTCCGCCGATTTGGTTGTGGCTAGGGTGGGGTTGGTTAGCAAAAGCTTGGGTTGTACTTGTTATGGCTGGAGTAAGCCGAGATACAGGATCTCAATTATTAGAGTTGTTCTATCCACAAAAGGGTCATTTATACATAGAGTTAGTACTTGGGTTGCCCTCGTTGGTATACATGTGGTTGGTGCATTTGAGGGGGCCTGATAGACAAGCTTTGACCCATTTTATCCAAGCTTCGGCGAAGCCTATTACAATTATCATCACGCTAGTGCAATTTGGAATAGGCGTCTACACCATCTTGTTACACTATGGTCAGTTTTATTGGTTTAGTGGGCTTTCCTTAATGCTACTTTTGTGGTTTGGAATGTATTTACAACAAAGTCGAGTTGTTAAGGTTTGTTTTACTGGGCCATTTAAAGAAAAGGGATAG
- the dapE gene encoding succinyl-diaminopimelate desuccinylase codes for MTDSPVLALAKDLISRKSVTPEDAGCQQVMIERLKALGFEIEVMVFEDTTNFWARRGTQAPLFAFAGHTDVVPAGNLDHWDTAPFEPTVIDGMLHGRGAADMKGSLACMIVAVERFIAEHPDHNGSIAFLITSDEEGPFINGTTRVVDTLMARNEPIDMCIVGEPSSTNYVGDVVKNGRRGSITGDLKVKGVQGHVAYPHLAKNPVHHALPALAELATTEWDKGNDYFPPTSFQIPNLHAGTGASNVVPGECDVQFNFRFSTELTDVAIKEKVHAILDKHALDYDLKWTLSGHPFLTDQGSLLKSVVSGVTEVNEEAPQLLTTGGTSDGRFIARMGAQVVELGPVNATIHKVNECVKVEDLEKLTDMYQHTLNHLLAK; via the coding sequence ATGACGGACAGCCCTGTATTGGCTCTCGCCAAAGACCTCATTAGCCGTAAATCAGTAACACCTGAAGATGCGGGTTGCCAACAAGTAATGATTGAGCGTCTCAAAGCTTTAGGCTTTGAAATAGAAGTCATGGTATTTGAAGATACCACCAACTTTTGGGCCCGCCGTGGCACACAAGCGCCATTATTTGCCTTTGCTGGCCACACTGATGTCGTACCCGCGGGTAATCTCGATCACTGGGATACCGCCCCATTTGAGCCCACTGTCATTGACGGTATGCTGCATGGCCGGGGCGCTGCAGATATGAAAGGCTCCCTTGCTTGTATGATCGTTGCAGTCGAGCGATTTATTGCCGAGCATCCTGATCATAATGGATCAATCGCCTTCCTAATTACCTCAGATGAAGAAGGTCCATTCATTAACGGCACCACTCGCGTCGTGGATACTCTAATGGCTCGCAATGAACCCATTGATATGTGCATTGTGGGTGAACCATCCAGCACCAACTATGTCGGCGATGTGGTAAAAAATGGTCGTCGTGGTTCAATTACTGGTGACTTAAAAGTGAAAGGGGTACAAGGTCACGTTGCTTATCCACACTTGGCAAAAAACCCTGTTCATCATGCCCTACCTGCATTAGCTGAACTCGCAACAACAGAATGGGATAAGGGGAATGACTACTTTCCTCCAACCAGTTTTCAAATTCCTAACCTTCATGCTGGCACAGGCGCTTCTAACGTGGTTCCTGGGGAATGTGACGTTCAGTTCAATTTCCGCTTTAGCACCGAACTCACTGATGTGGCGATAAAAGAAAAAGTTCACGCTATTCTCGATAAACATGCGTTGGATTATGACCTGAAATGGACCCTAAGCGGCCACCCATTTTTAACTGACCAAGGTTCTTTACTGAAATCTGTGGTGAGCGGCGTGACAGAAGTCAATGAAGAAGCACCTCAGTTACTGACCACAGGCGGAACATCAGATGGTCGCTTTATCGCTCGCATGGGAGCTCAAGTTGTCGAGCTTGGTCCTGTGAACGCCACCATACACAAGGTCAATGAGTGCGTTAAAGTTGAAGACCTTGAGAAACTGACGGATATGTACCAACATACTCTTAACCATTTATTGGCTAAGTAA